The Stigmatella aurantiaca DW4/3-1 genome contains the following window.
CGCTCGGTGAAGCGGATGGTGTTGCCGGTGCACCCGGTGACGGTGGTGGTGGGGGCGAACGGGAGTGGGAAGACGAACCTGTACCGCGCCCTGCATCTGTTGCAGGCGGCGGCGGAGGGGCGGCTGGCGAGGACGCTGGCGGAAGAGGGTGGAACGCCGAGCGTGGTGTGGGCGGGGCCGCGCGAGCACAAGCAGCCGGTGCGGATGAAGGTGGGGGTGACGTTGGGAGACGAGCTGGCGTACGAGCTGAGCTGCGGCATCGTGCCGAAGGATCCCTCGGAGCGCTTCAGCCTGTTCGTGTTGGATCCCGAGGTGAAGGAAGAGCATCTGTGGGCGCTGTCCGGGGGACGGCGGGCCGTGCTGATGGAGCGCAAGGATCGGACGGCGTTCCTGAGGGACTCCGAAGGCAAGCGCGTGGTGTTTCCCACGCAACTGTGGAGCGCGGAGTCGGTGTTGGATCAGCTCGCCGAGCCGCAGCGCTTCCCGCGGTTGACGGAGATTCAACGGACGTTGAGCGCGTGGCGCTTCTACCATCAGTTCCGGACGGACCTGGAGGCACCCGCGCGGCAGCCGCAGATCGGGGTCCGGACGACGGCGCTGGCGCATGACGGGAGGGACCTGGCGGCGGCCCTGGCGACGATCCGGGAGATCGGAGACCGGCGCGGGTTGGAGCGGGCGCTCGAGGATGCGTTTCCGGGGGCGGAGCTGGAGGTGAAGGCGCCCCAGGGCCGCTTCAGCCTGTCGCTGCACTTGCCAGGGCTGAGCCGGCCCATGGAGGCGAGCGAGCTGTCGGACGGGACGCTGCGCTACCTCTGCTTGCTGGCGGCGCTGCTGAGCCCGCGGCCGCCGCCGTTCCTGGCGCTGAACGAGCCGGAGACGAGCCTGCACCCGGATCTGCTGGGGCCCCTGGCCCGGCTCGTCGTGGCGGCCTCGAAGCACAGCCAGATTTGGATCACCACCCACGCGGAGTCGCTCGCGGAGGCGGTCTCCCATCGCACGGGCTACGAGCCGGTCCGGCTGGTGAAGAACGGGGGGGCGACCGAGGTGGAGGGCGCGAAGGTGGGGGAGGAGTGACGAGCAGGCAGGCGGCTTCGTCGGGGGGGGAATTCGCGCCGTCATGGCGGGCGCGTAGACTGGCGGTCTATCCGGTGAACCCAGGGAGCCCCGATGAGCGAGAGCGGATCACGGTCCGGCGGTAAGGCGCTGGCGTCCGAGGCTGCCGAGACGGTCTTGCAGCGGTGCTGGAGCCTCTTCCAGC
Protein-coding sequences here:
- a CDS encoding AAA family ATPase gives rise to the protein MTVTQLDIAGYRSVKRMVLPVHPVTVVVGANGSGKTNLYRALHLLQAAAEGRLARTLAEEGGTPSVVWAGPREHKQPVRMKVGVTLGDELAYELSCGIVPKDPSERFSLFVLDPEVKEEHLWALSGGRRAVLMERKDRTAFLRDSEGKRVVFPTQLWSAESVLDQLAEPQRFPRLTEIQRTLSAWRFYHQFRTDLEAPARQPQIGVRTTALAHDGRDLAAALATIREIGDRRGLERALEDAFPGAELEVKAPQGRFSLSLHLPGLSRPMEASELSDGTLRYLCLLAALLSPRPPPFLALNEPETSLHPDLLGPLARLVVAASKHSQIWITTHAESLAEAVSHRTGYEPVRLVKNGGATEVEGAKVGEE